One segment of Candidatus Nitrospira nitrosa DNA contains the following:
- the dapF gene encoding diaminopimelate epimerase: MKNGFFRGHGLGNDYVVMDPKELTFKLTPKTIKAICDRNWGLGSDGILALVPSKKANFGLRIFNPDGSEAEKSGNGLRIFARYLHATCKTKKKRFTVETKGGLVSIDLHVDRHGDAGAATVEMGVATFKPEALPCSLAVPELIQQPIEAAGIPLTFTGVSVGNPHCVVFKPAGESWSREELLALGPALENHKLFPKRTNVQLAVPTGPKEIFILIWERGAGETQASGSSSCAAASVAVRLGLVKSPVTVKMPGGTLNIEVAPDFSLTMKGPVAEVARGTLSPSFVRSLK, from the coding sequence ATGAAGAACGGATTTTTCCGTGGACACGGGTTGGGTAACGATTATGTTGTGATGGACCCCAAAGAGCTGACGTTCAAGTTGACGCCGAAGACTATCAAAGCGATCTGTGACCGCAACTGGGGGCTCGGCAGCGATGGGATCTTAGCCCTGGTCCCCTCAAAAAAGGCGAATTTTGGCCTCCGCATCTTTAATCCGGACGGTAGCGAGGCCGAGAAGTCAGGGAATGGACTGCGCATTTTCGCCCGGTACCTCCATGCGACCTGCAAAACGAAGAAAAAGCGTTTCACGGTCGAAACCAAAGGAGGGTTAGTCAGCATTGACCTGCATGTCGATCGACACGGTGATGCCGGTGCTGCCACGGTTGAGATGGGAGTGGCCACATTTAAGCCCGAGGCGCTCCCCTGTTCGCTTGCCGTCCCAGAGTTGATTCAGCAGCCGATTGAAGCAGCTGGAATTCCACTGACTTTTACCGGCGTGAGCGTCGGAAACCCCCATTGCGTTGTCTTCAAGCCGGCGGGCGAATCCTGGTCGCGCGAGGAGCTCTTGGCACTTGGGCCGGCTCTTGAAAACCACAAACTGTTTCCCAAACGAACCAACGTGCAACTGGCCGTTCCAACCGGGCCCAAAGAAATCTTCATTCTGATTTGGGAACGTGGGGCCGGAGAAACACAGGCCTCCGGTTCATCATCTTGCGCGGCAGCGAGCGTAGCGGTACGTCTCGGGCTGGTGAAGAGTCCTGTGACGGTAAAGATGCCCGGCGGCACGCTGAATATCGAGGTGGCTCCTGACTTTAGTCTCACCATGAAAGGCCCTGTTGCCGAGGTGGCCCGTGGCACGTTGAGTCCATCGTTTGTCCGCTCGCTGAAGTAG
- the uvrC gene encoding excinuclease ABC subunit UvrC has protein sequence MVLSSDLQSKLAHLPESPGCYLFKNEHQDIIYIGKAAVLADRVRSYFQKSADHSPKTSLLVDQVADLETIVTRSELEALILESNLVKRHKPRFNVVLRDDKQYPYVRLPIKDDFPRLSIVRRVQKDGALYYGPYTPANALRETLKVIKHVFPLATCTIDINGTADRACIEFEIKRCMAPCTGNQTTTEYHQIVKQVRQFLEGRDHELLDDLRTRMEAAADREEFEEAARLRDRLFKIERMLEKQRITQTSAVDQDVIGLSRQGAAVDLQILFVRGGLLIGRKDFFWPESADASDEELVRSAIEQFYNKDGQPPRELLIPTDLEDTTLIQQWLSEKRGEPVRVCSPERGTKHQLVLLAEENAAAAVANHLRDEELDRQAGEELKRMLRLDQAPRRIEGFDISNTMGNQSVASMVVWEDGQMKKSDYRRFKIQTVVGANDFASMKEVVTRRYGREENLPQPDLILIDGGLGQLAAALEGLKTVGQQSLPILGLAKARGEKEERIFLAGRKNPIALKPQSPSTHLLQRIRDEAHRFAITFHRKLRSKALVSSKLDHVIGIGEIRRDRLLERFGSLEQLASASDEALREAGLNMETMANLRKTLGN, from the coding sequence ATGGTTCTCTCATCGGATTTACAATCCAAACTCGCCCATCTACCAGAGAGTCCCGGCTGCTACCTGTTCAAGAACGAGCACCAAGACATCATTTATATCGGGAAAGCTGCAGTACTCGCCGACCGTGTCCGATCGTATTTCCAGAAGAGTGCCGACCACAGCCCCAAGACCAGCTTGCTCGTTGATCAGGTGGCCGACCTGGAAACGATCGTGACGCGATCCGAGCTCGAAGCGCTGATTCTCGAAAGCAATCTAGTCAAGCGCCACAAACCCCGGTTCAACGTTGTGCTGCGGGACGACAAGCAGTATCCCTACGTGCGGCTGCCGATCAAGGATGACTTTCCTCGACTGTCGATCGTACGCCGCGTGCAAAAAGACGGGGCGCTCTACTATGGCCCCTATACCCCGGCCAACGCCCTGCGAGAGACCTTGAAAGTCATCAAGCACGTCTTTCCGCTCGCCACCTGCACGATCGATATCAACGGAACGGCCGACCGCGCCTGTATCGAGTTTGAAATCAAACGATGCATGGCGCCCTGCACAGGGAATCAGACAACAACCGAATATCATCAGATCGTCAAACAGGTCCGTCAGTTTCTGGAAGGCCGAGACCACGAGTTGCTGGATGATCTTCGGACTCGGATGGAGGCCGCAGCAGACCGGGAGGAATTCGAGGAAGCCGCACGGTTACGGGATCGTCTCTTTAAGATCGAACGGATGCTGGAGAAGCAACGGATCACGCAGACCTCAGCCGTTGATCAAGATGTGATCGGCCTATCCAGACAAGGCGCCGCCGTCGACCTTCAGATTCTGTTCGTGCGCGGCGGCTTGCTGATCGGACGGAAAGATTTCTTCTGGCCTGAGTCGGCTGATGCCTCGGACGAGGAGCTCGTTCGCTCAGCCATCGAACAATTTTATAACAAGGATGGGCAACCTCCGAGAGAACTGCTCATCCCAACCGACCTCGAAGACACGACATTGATTCAACAATGGCTTTCCGAAAAGCGAGGCGAACCGGTTCGTGTTTGCTCGCCCGAGCGAGGCACCAAACATCAACTCGTCCTCTTAGCCGAGGAAAATGCGGCCGCGGCTGTGGCCAACCACTTACGTGACGAAGAACTTGACCGACAAGCCGGTGAGGAACTGAAGCGGATGCTACGACTCGATCAGGCTCCGCGTCGCATTGAAGGATTCGACATTTCCAATACCATGGGCAACCAATCGGTCGCATCGATGGTCGTCTGGGAAGACGGACAGATGAAGAAATCGGACTATCGACGGTTCAAGATCCAAACCGTCGTCGGTGCCAACGACTTTGCCAGTATGAAGGAAGTGGTCACACGTCGATATGGGCGGGAAGAGAACCTGCCCCAGCCCGATCTGATTCTTATCGACGGCGGGTTAGGACAACTGGCGGCGGCGCTCGAGGGGCTCAAAACGGTTGGACAACAGAGCTTACCGATCCTCGGATTGGCGAAGGCCCGCGGCGAAAAGGAAGAGCGTATTTTTCTCGCAGGGAGGAAAAATCCTATCGCCCTCAAACCGCAATCTCCCTCCACTCACCTGCTCCAACGCATCCGCGATGAAGCCCATCGCTTTGCAATCACCTTCCATCGAAAGCTACGCAGTAAAGCGCTGGTCAGCTCCAAACTTGATCACGTCATCGGAATCGGTGAAATACGCCGCGATCGACTTTTAGAGCGATTCGGCAGCCTCGAACAACTAGCCTCTGCCAGCGACGAAGCTCTACGGGAGGCTGGATTGAATATGGAAACCATGGCCAATCTCCGCAAGACACTCGGCAATTGA
- a CDS encoding VOC family protein, with protein MKVAKLLHTRMRVSDLDETIRFYTTVLGLEVLERKTSPRGSQLAFLKVPNSDELIELTSFPPSGPVRVQEDLVHLAFQVESLDETIGALTTQGVKITDGPTKSSSGSRFIFIDAPDGYEIELIERPAGVDIV; from the coding sequence ATGAAGGTCGCCAAATTACTCCATACAAGAATGCGCGTCAGCGATTTGGATGAGACCATCCGGTTCTACACAACTGTGTTGGGGCTTGAGGTTCTTGAGCGAAAAACCTCTCCACGTGGATCTCAACTGGCCTTCTTGAAAGTACCCAACAGCGACGAACTGATCGAACTGACCAGCTTCCCCCCAAGCGGACCAGTGAGGGTACAAGAAGACCTGGTTCACCTGGCCTTTCAAGTCGAGAGTCTTGATGAAACAATCGGCGCACTCACAACGCAGGGGGTCAAGATCACTGATGGTCCAACGAAATCCTCCTCCGGGAGTCGCTTCATCTTTATCGACGCCCCGGACGGCTATGAGATTGAGCTGATCGAACGGCCAGCAGGTGTGGACATCGTCTAG
- a CDS encoding TetR/AcrR family transcriptional regulator has product MVKKQGRKEETRRRMLQAASQSFRSHGFVGIGVDGIARMAGVTSGAFYAHFGSKEAAFNVALDVGLEEVIEGIPKFQRDFGGQWTKAFADYYLGQSHRENLACGCALTTLSPEVVRASSQTHAAFEEKIGKIADLIAAGLDQGSGEERRARAWAMLGILIGGLTIARAVQTSKASEEISAAIRTAAVQAAGVARKIYPQKSVVKEKK; this is encoded by the coding sequence ATGGTGAAAAAACAGGGCCGAAAGGAAGAGACGAGACGTCGGATGTTGCAGGCGGCGAGCCAGAGCTTTCGATCTCATGGGTTTGTCGGAATTGGAGTGGATGGTATCGCAAGGATGGCAGGCGTCACATCAGGGGCATTTTACGCACACTTCGGGTCGAAGGAAGCTGCATTCAATGTTGCGTTGGATGTTGGGCTAGAGGAGGTCATCGAGGGAATTCCTAAATTTCAAAGAGATTTCGGAGGGCAATGGACCAAGGCGTTTGCGGACTATTACCTTGGTCAATCGCATCGAGAGAATCTCGCCTGTGGATGTGCATTGACTACCCTTTCTCCCGAAGTCGTGCGCGCAAGTTCTCAAACACACGCGGCCTTTGAGGAGAAGATAGGAAAGATTGCCGATCTTATTGCCGCGGGTCTCGATCAAGGTTCAGGAGAAGAGCGTCGTGCACGGGCCTGGGCGATGCTCGGCATTTTGATTGGAGGACTTACAATCGCACGAGCGGTGCAGACATCCAAAGCCTCCGAGGAGATTTCAGCGGCAATCCGTACTGCCGCGGTGCAGGCGGCGGGTGTTGCGCGAAAAATATACCCCCAAAAGTCAGTGGTTAAAGAAAAGAAGTAA
- a CDS encoding GNAT family N-acetyltransferase, producing MTTSTIRTMVPDDRKPVIQLLSDSEPWNRLGYGADDWSRIFCPLPQGRDCYVAEFEGQVAGVAIVKQKFLLGDYLELLGVAVWARQRGTGSQLLQHIETLVFQRTRNLFACVSDFNEPARAFYKKQGYQEIGPMPNFLIPGSAEILLRKTAGPAREPNS from the coding sequence ATGACGACTTCGACCATCAGAACCATGGTGCCGGATGATCGAAAACCGGTCATTCAACTATTGAGTGATTCTGAACCCTGGAACCGCCTTGGCTATGGAGCGGACGATTGGAGTCGTATCTTTTGCCCGCTGCCTCAAGGGCGGGATTGCTATGTCGCTGAATTTGAGGGACAAGTGGCCGGCGTCGCGATCGTCAAGCAGAAGTTTCTCTTGGGTGATTACCTTGAACTCTTAGGTGTGGCCGTCTGGGCCCGACAGAGGGGAACCGGCAGTCAGCTGTTGCAGCACATCGAGACTCTCGTGTTTCAAAGAACCAGGAATCTGTTTGCTTGTGTGTCGGACTTCAATGAACCAGCTAGGGCATTTTACAAGAAACAGGGCTACCAAGAAATCGGCCCCATGCCGAACTTTTTGATACCCGGGAGTGCCGAGATACTCCTCCGGAAAACAGCGGGACCAGCCAGAGAGCCAAACTCATAG
- a CDS encoding polysaccharide deacetylase family protein — protein MHRLVRTPALLFLISLIAFELMPPSPTFAQVITSGPPNCPGVALTFDLCPVRKGSGYDQPLMDYLITHRIPATFFMSGKWMAKHDAEVGQLLGLDFFEVGTHGEVHAHLPMHDADEQRAEILGPVKLLQARYGHDATLFRPPYGEYNDVTVAVVKLLGLQFIQWNIESGDPDPTLSADSILARVTKRTKPGSVIVFHANGKGKQTRQVIEHLTREILPAKNLRPMTVSELLDCTSRTP, from the coding sequence ATGCATCGACTCGTTCGAACACCTGCACTGCTATTCTTGATCTCCCTCATAGCCTTTGAACTGATGCCTCCGTCCCCCACCTTTGCCCAAGTCATCACTTCTGGTCCACCAAACTGTCCCGGTGTGGCCCTGACGTTTGATCTCTGTCCCGTGCGTAAAGGATCCGGGTATGATCAGCCGTTAATGGACTATCTGATTACCCATCGCATCCCAGCCACCTTCTTTATGTCCGGTAAGTGGATGGCCAAACATGATGCGGAAGTGGGACAGCTGCTGGGTCTCGACTTTTTTGAAGTTGGGACCCATGGTGAGGTGCACGCTCACCTTCCCATGCACGATGCCGACGAACAACGTGCAGAGATTCTTGGCCCCGTGAAACTGCTGCAGGCGCGCTATGGCCATGACGCCACACTCTTTCGCCCACCGTACGGGGAGTACAATGATGTGACGGTCGCTGTGGTCAAGCTGCTTGGCCTGCAGTTTATTCAGTGGAATATCGAGTCAGGAGACCCAGACCCGACCCTTTCCGCTGACAGTATTTTGGCAAGAGTCACCAAGCGGACAAAACCCGGCAGCGTCATCGTGTTTCATGCCAATGGAAAAGGTAAGCAGACTCGACAGGTGATCGAGCACCTTACACGTGAGATTCTCCCGGCCAAGAACCTTCGCCCGATGACCGTGAGCGAACTATTGGATTGTACTTCCCGGACCCCATGA
- a CDS encoding OmpP1/FadL family transporter yields MNSILAVYSLMLVAPTDSHAQAFRFQPQGARAAGQGNAFAAEANDPSAIHYNPAGLTQVEGIQSVWGFNAVGGSVRYKSPTGLDSRGDLHGSVSWPPPSNFYLSANLGAMGASRLSSVTVGVGVTSPFGLNTRYPVDGPFNTAVTSVALPLINIKPTIAYKVNDYLSVGLSADIYTFASFLGEGHVEQKQISAGTFGIPAGDSIEVNGKGTGAGVTASLLMTPLRNGSGHPVLSIGLVYRSQAVVPLNGSFLVNGAKVADASTDLVLPQIFTGAVALWPIRTRESEWKVELDVEYVGWSLLRHLDVRLSNGARIPQPQQFKNVPVIAIGTEYKWLHPHWLPDWEVAVRSGYTRTEDPVPNQTFNPGGISLSSNMLSLGVGFLCQGAGRFLGLIPCSGDSAFWPKGIGVDLAYQEWFYDSKTVVGNLNPSVNGTYHAFVHLGTFSFRYLF; encoded by the coding sequence ATGAATAGTATCCTGGCAGTCTACTCGCTGATGCTTGTTGCTCCAACAGATAGCCATGCGCAGGCATTTCGTTTTCAACCTCAAGGCGCACGCGCGGCTGGGCAGGGGAATGCATTCGCAGCGGAGGCTAATGACCCTTCCGCCATCCATTACAATCCAGCGGGGCTGACTCAGGTTGAAGGGATTCAAAGTGTATGGGGCTTTAATGCGGTTGGAGGATCGGTTAGGTACAAGAGTCCGACGGGGCTCGACAGCCGTGGCGATTTACATGGCAGTGTGAGCTGGCCTCCTCCAAGCAACTTTTACCTCAGTGCGAATCTGGGGGCCATGGGCGCCTCTAGGCTCTCGTCGGTGACCGTTGGAGTCGGTGTCACTTCGCCATTTGGGTTGAATACTCGCTATCCCGTCGACGGACCTTTTAATACGGCCGTGACGTCGGTGGCTCTCCCGTTAATCAATATCAAGCCCACGATCGCATACAAGGTCAATGATTACCTGTCAGTAGGCCTCAGTGCTGATATCTACACCTTCGCGAGTTTTCTTGGCGAGGGACATGTGGAACAGAAGCAAATCAGCGCCGGAACCTTTGGTATTCCAGCCGGTGATTCCATAGAAGTAAACGGCAAAGGAACTGGGGCGGGTGTCACCGCCAGCCTGCTTATGACTCCCCTGAGAAATGGGAGTGGGCACCCGGTTCTATCCATCGGATTGGTCTATCGTAGCCAGGCTGTGGTTCCTCTGAACGGGTCGTTCCTCGTGAACGGTGCCAAAGTGGCTGATGCCTCCACCGATCTGGTGTTGCCTCAGATCTTTACCGGGGCCGTCGCTCTCTGGCCGATACGTACTCGTGAAAGTGAGTGGAAGGTGGAGTTGGACGTCGAATATGTGGGCTGGAGTTTGTTGAGACATCTTGATGTACGATTGTCCAATGGGGCGAGGATCCCTCAGCCACAGCAGTTTAAAAACGTTCCGGTGATTGCCATCGGCACTGAGTATAAATGGTTGCATCCACACTGGTTGCCCGACTGGGAGGTTGCCGTTCGGTCCGGGTATACACGCACCGAGGATCCTGTCCCTAATCAAACCTTTAACCCCGGTGGAATATCATTGTCGTCCAACATGCTGTCGCTGGGTGTCGGGTTTCTCTGCCAGGGCGCAGGACGATTTCTGGGCCTGATCCCTTGCAGTGGAGACTCAGCTTTCTGGCCAAAAGGTATTGGAGTCGATCTGGCATATCAGGAATGGTTTTATGACTCAAAAACCGTTGTCGGCAACTTGAATCCAAGCGTGAACGGGACCTACCATGCGTTTGTGCACCTGGGAACGTTCAGTTTTCGGTATCTCTTCTAG